A DNA window from Hydractinia symbiolongicarpus strain clone_291-10 chromosome 6, HSymV2.1, whole genome shotgun sequence contains the following coding sequences:
- the LOC130647096 gene encoding uncharacterized protein LOC130647096: MHWFYVLHFMCILSFTLSFEYEHLLKMAKFPPDVPDVPGEPRGHKKPLGWQRPPEGPVKEYTKPLNANDFWKLHVRDHIPLVYRGYIEDSPAINLWNDEYLTKTYGDLDVLVEHKREDRTSSSGRMRLADFIKNYKEQDLYVVTMFPSDMMHEVRAIPSVLCGTFRNYTHESNLWISAGGTRSVVHYDADHNVHCVIDGRKDFIMINNNFTTKTNLYFKYKDPGVGSGFSFLDPDSIDMHKFKKIYNVPWTYASLYPGDCIFIPSVYIHQVRGYGRTLAVTTLFTADVKNEFNGDDCTDDIMTKYHSMADIKFQWTYKKGDQTIDMGYMNVYLVKKSLREGLKDDAFTKNGKFTKKQFVVYAGVFSPYGRNKTKIAKIWTEVFKFNDDTLLDEALMDTLNLEQWKIFCRAIEAPHGVVTNGTEPVFVRPGERHKWETEHPDDDDDAYMTEDERHRKSAANKDPMLAHLSEEEKADYLKKKKEEKAKFGVNYEPNDEELDDSDWRSELGWSLDDLPRKYQKSIIKGKIPKEFHEEFVNNLPDAVREKYEKVLDKYEVPQEILRVLKPPGDEGYRVKATRELNKNDNEEEDGMGEDDFEAGSNMDGDERPKTDDEGPDDEGPEAGGDGDMEEPDDEANHIPMELDDLDVVRQRRFLSGKIAKGDIEDLLSMLPESFKQYEKDIKKGIVPDAVLMDLIRSDEENFAEDVAQWKKVVKKKSKKNKKGKKKVRDEL, from the exons ATGCATTGGTTTTATGTGTTACATTTTATGTGCATACTTTCGTTTACGTTATCTTTTGAATATGAACATTTGCTTAAAATGGCTAAATTTCCTCCTGATGTTCCAGATGTACCAGGCGAACCGAGAGGGCACAAAAAGCCGCTGGGATGGCAAAGACCTCCAGAAGGACCAGTCAAGGAATACACTAAACCTCTAAATGCAAATGATTTTTGGAAATTGCACGTAAGAGATCACATTCCTCTTGTTTATAGAGGCTATATTGAAGATTCACCAGCAATAAATCTTTGGAATGATGAATATTTGACAAAAACTTATGGTGATTTGGATGTATTGGTGGAACATAAACGTGAAGATAGAACAAGTTCATCTGGACGCATGAGATTAgctgattttataaaaaattacaaagagCAGGATTTATATGTTGTTACTATGTTTCCATCTGATATGATGCATGAAGTTCGG GCAATCCCCAGTGTTTTATGCGGTACATTCAGAAACTACACACATGAGTCGAACTTATGGATAAGCGCTGGTGGGACACGATCTGTTGTACATTACGACGCTGATCATAATGTTCATTGTGTGATAGATGGAAGAAAAGACTTTATCATGATCAATAATAATTTCACTACGAAAACTAACCTATACTTCAAATataag GATCCTGGTGTTGGGTCAGGCTTTTCCTTTCTCGATCCAGACTCCATTGATATGCACAAgtttaaaaagatatataaCGTACCTTGGACTTATGCGTCATTATACCCAGGAGACTGCATTTTTATCCCATCAG TTTACATTCATCAAGTGCGTGGGTACGGTCGCACTTTGGCTGTGACCACTCTCTTCACAGCCGACGTGAAGAACGAATTCAATGGCGACGACTGTACAGATGACATCATGACAAAGTATCACTCCATGGCCGACATCAAATTCCAATGGACGTACAAGAAGGGAGACCAAACTATCGACATGGGTTACATGAATGTTTATTTGGTGAAGAAAAGTCTTCGAGAGGGTTTGAAAGATGATGCTTTTACCAAAAATGG caaatttacaaaaaagcaGTTCGTTGTGTACGCAGGGGTGTTTTCACCCTACGgacgaaacaaaacaaaaatcgcCAAAATCTGGACGGAGGTCTTCAAATTTAACGACGACACTTTATTAGACGAAGCCTTGATGGACACTCTGAATTTAGAACAGTGGAAAATATTCTGCCGCGCTATTGAAGCACCTCACGGGGTTGTCACTAACGGTACAGAACCAGTATTTGTTCGCCCTGGTGAGCGTCACAAGTGGGAGACGGAACACCCCGACGATGATGATGACGCCTACATGACGGAAGATGAACGTCACCGCAAAAGTGCGGCCAATAAAGATCCTATGCTCGCTCATTTGAGTGAAGAAGAGAAGGCTGATtacctgaaaaagaaaaaagaagagaaagcgAAATTTGGTGTTAATTACGAGCCCAATGATGAAGAGCTCGACGACAGTGATTGGCGTTCGGAGCTCGGATGGAGTTTGGACGATTTACCCAGGAAATATCAAAAGTCGATCATAAAGGGAAAAATCCCCAAGGAGTTTCATGAAGAATTTGTTAACAATTTACCAGATGCGGTCAGAGAGAAATATGAAAAGGTTTTAGATAAATACGAAGTGCCTCAGGAGATTCTGCGTGTTTTAAAGCCACCAGGCGATGAAGGCTATCGTGTTAAGGCCACTCGTGAGCTTAACAAAAATGACAATGAGGAGGAAGATGGGATGGGTGAGGACGATTTCGAAGCAGGTTCGAATATGGACGGCGACGAGAGACCAAAAACCGATGACGAGGGACCGGATGACGAGGGACCGGAAGCGGGTGGCGATGGCGATATGGAAGAACCTGACGACGAAGCAAATCATATCCCAATGGAACTAGACGATCTTGATGTCGTTCGACAAAGACGGTTTTTGAGTGGAAAGATTGCGAAAGGTGACATCGAGGATCTGTTGTCAATGCTACCGGAGTCTTTTAAACAATACGAAAAAGATATAAAGAAAGGCATCGTGCCGGATGCTGTCCTTATGGATTTGATCCGGTCGGATGAAGAAAATTTCGCGGAAGATGTAGCTCAGTGGAAGAAAGTAGtcaaaaagaaaagcaaaaaaaacaagaagggGAAGAAAAAAGTGAGAGACGAGTTGTAg